Part of the Gemmatimonadaceae bacterium genome is shown below.
ATTCCATCCCCTGCGCCGGCTTGATCGATATACCCCCCGAGTCGAAGCAAAGTCCCTTTCCGACGAGACCGACGGGTTTGTCGTTCGGTTTTCCGCGACGGTGCTCGAGGACGATGAGCTTCGGCTCCTGCGGCGTGCCTTGAGCGACGCAGAGAAAAGATCCCATCTTCTCGCGCTCCATCTCCGCCCGGCCCAGAACCGTGACTGTCATTCCATGGCGCTGAGCAATCTCGCGGGCGGTGTCGGCGAGGTAATCCGGCGTGCAGATGTTCCCGGGCAACATCCCGAGCCGGCGCGCCAGCGAGTGACCCTCACCAATCGCGCGACCGGTGGCAACGCCACGTTCGGCCGCCGGCCCGTTCCCGAGGATGAGCGCTTCCTCGAGGGAGTCGCGCACGTCCTCGACGGGCGGCGGAGTTTTGAGCTCTTTGAAGTCCCACGCGCCGGCGTTCAACCCCACGGCGACCGCTTCGGCTTCGGATTCGTTCAACGCACCGGCGTAGACGGCCATCCGTCGCACGCCAAGCCGCGATGCCTGCCGGGCGGCGAGCGCGGCGCCGCGACGCAGCGATGCGGCGCGGTCTTCCGCCTTCCCGATGCCAACGAGTAGCAGGCGCTCGACGCCTGCCGCGGCGCTCGACAGGTGCAACTGCTCGTCGCGAGCGCCCCGGAATTCACGGCGATCGAGTGTGCGGCGAAGAATTCCGCCAAGCCGGCGGTCGAGGGAGTTGAGTGCATCATCAACACCGGCGCTCGACGGGAGGGCGAGAACGAGCAACGGCGTGTCGAGCGCGCCAAAGTCAGCGGCGCGCACCGAGAGGGCGAGACTCATGTAGTGAGAACGAAGTGAGAGGAGCGCGACTCCAAGGGAGCGTGTCGCGAGCGCAGCGAGCGAGGTCTCAAGACCCCATCCCCTTGATTACCTGGTTGCCAAATTCCGACGTCGAAACCTCGGTCGAGCCAGGCATCTGTCGCGCGAGATCGTAAGTAACCCGGCGCGAGCGAATCGCGTTCTCCGTCCCGCGGACGATTCGCTCTGCCACTTCGGTCCACCCCATGTACTCGAACATCATCACGCCGGAGAGGATCACGCTGCCTGGATTGATCTTGTCGAGATTCGCGTACTTGGGGGCGGTACCATGGGTCGCCTCGAAGACGGCCAGCCCGTTGCCAATGTTGCCGCCAGGGGCCATACCGAGCCCGCCGACCTGGGCCGCAGCGGCGTCGGAGACATAGTCGCCGTTGAGGTTCGGCGTCGCGATTACAGAATACTCATCAGGGCGCAGCAGGAGCTGCTGGAACATCGAGTCGGCAATGCGGTCCTTCACCACGACCGCGTCCGCACGCGCACCGATTCCGCCCTTCGACAGATCGGCTTCGGTGACCGTGCTTTCCGCGAACTTCGTCCGCGCGAGATCGTAGCCCCAATCGCGGAACGCGCCCTCGGTGAATTTCATGATGTTCCCCTTGTGCATCAGCGTCACGGAGGGGAGGCAGTGCTTCAGTGCGTAACGAATCGCCATCTCGATCAGGCGCTTCGAGCCGAACTCGGACATCGGCTTGATACCGAGCGCCGAGCCCTCACGAATGTCGACGTCGAAGTTCGAGACGAGGAACTCTCGTACCTTGTTCGCTTCGGGGCTCCCGGCTTTCCACTCGATACCTGCGTATACGTCCTCCGTATTCTCGCGGAAGACGACGATGTTGAGCTTCTGCGGCTCTCGCATCGGACTTCCGACGCCCTCGAAGTAGCGCACCGGACGAATGCAGGCATAAAGATCCAAGACCTGGCGCAGCGTCACGTTCAGTGAACGAATGCCGCCACCCACGGGCGTCGTGAGCGGACCCTTGATCGACACACGGAAGTCCTGCATCGCGTCGACGGTCTCCTGCGGGAGCCAGTCACCATGGTTGGTGTACGCCTTCTCCCCCGCAAAGACCTCCATCCAATGGACGCGGCGCTCGCTCCCATACGCCTTCTCGATGGCGGCGTCGAAGACTCGCACCGAAGCTTTCCAGATATCAGCGCCAGTCCCGTCGCCCTCGACGTATGGGATAAT
Proteins encoded:
- a CDS encoding leucyl aminopeptidase; the encoded protein is MSLALSVRAADFGALDTPLLVLALPSSAGVDDALNSLDRRLGGILRRTLDRREFRGARDEQLHLSSAAAGVERLLLVGIGKAEDRAASLRRGAALAARQASRLGVRRMAVYAGALNESEAEAVAVGLNAGAWDFKELKTPPPVEDVRDSLEEALILGNGPAAERGVATGRAIGEGHSLARRLGMLPGNICTPDYLADTAREIAQRHGMTVTVLGRAEMEREKMGSFLCVAQGTPQEPKLIVLEHRRGKPNDKPVGLVGKGLCFDSGGISIKPAQGMEWMKFDMCGAAGVLGAMEAIGRLQLPVNVVGLIGSTTNMPSGTAVKPGDVVQASNGKYIEIINTDAEGRLVLADVLAYAARYKPAAVIDAATLTGACVIALGHTATGVMGSDEALVQEVLDAGKRAGEPGWPLPLWDDYKELIKSDVADIKNSGGRPAGTITAALFLREFAEEYPWVHLDVAGTAYTESDLGTIPRGPTGVPVGTFVEFVRGRTR
- the icd gene encoding isocitrate dehydrogenase (NADP(+)); this encodes MATYKFAKVPSGGERIGYEGGALRVPNNPIIPYVEGDGTGADIWKASVRVFDAAIEKAYGSERRVHWMEVFAGEKAYTNHGDWLPQETVDAMQDFRVSIKGPLTTPVGGGIRSLNVTLRQVLDLYACIRPVRYFEGVGSPMREPQKLNIVVFRENTEDVYAGIEWKAGSPEANKVREFLVSNFDVDIREGSALGIKPMSEFGSKRLIEMAIRYALKHCLPSVTLMHKGNIMKFTEGAFRDWGYDLARTKFAESTVTEADLSKGGIGARADAVVVKDRIADSMFQQLLLRPDEYSVIATPNLNGDYVSDAAAAQVGGLGMAPGGNIGNGLAVFEATHGTAPKYANLDKINPGSVILSGVMMFEYMGWTEVAERIVRGTENAIRSRRVTYDLARQMPGSTEVSTSEFGNQVIKGMGS